One Ardenticatenales bacterium DNA segment encodes these proteins:
- a CDS encoding heme-copper oxidase subunit III, translated as MNVAVSHEHAAHDHHEVPYAVALRANRLGLWLFCFSELFLFGALLAARFALWGNTRPALSQGLGFITTSVLLLSSFFMARAETAISHDDRPTFLRSLMMTVVLGLIFFVGVVVMEWNVFGLEANLFGLELFGHLKVTDGAFGAIFYGMTGIHAIHVLSGIILILIVWNNGRRGHFNAEQHWGVEACAVYWHYVDVVWVFFYPALYLIGRAIHF; from the coding sequence ATGAACGTTGCCGTCTCACACGAACATGCCGCCCACGACCATCACGAGGTCCCTTATGCCGTGGCGCTGCGGGCCAATCGCCTGGGGCTGTGGCTCTTCTGTTTTTCGGAACTGTTCCTGTTTGGCGCGCTGCTGGCGGCGCGGTTTGCTCTCTGGGGCAATACACGCCCCGCGCTGTCGCAAGGGTTAGGCTTTATCACCACGTCGGTGCTGCTGCTCAGCAGTTTCTTTATGGCGCGCGCCGAAACCGCCATCAGCCACGATGATCGCCCCACTTTTTTGCGTAGTCTGATGATGACGGTGGTTCTGGGGCTGATCTTTTTCGTTGGCGTTGTCGTGATGGAATGGAACGTGTTTGGCCTGGAAGCGAATCTGTTCGGCCTGGAGTTGTTTGGGCATTTGAAGGTCACGGACGGGGCGTTTGGGGCGATTTTCTATGGTATGACGGGCATACACGCGATTCACGTCCTCAGTGGTATCATTCTGATCCTGATCGTTTGGAATAATGGTCGTCGTGGGCATTTCAATGCGGAACAGCATTGGGGTGTGGAAGCCTGCGCCGTGTACTGGCACTACGTTGATGTTGTCTGGGTGTTTTTCTACCCGGCGCTCTACCTGATAGGCCGCGCCATTCACTTTTAG
- a CDS encoding cytochrome c oxidase assembly protein: MSPIGSALLRSWGWRADVLLVLLLAGLFYTRGWWQLRQKRHFLANGWRLASYLLGLVVVGVALMSPIDVLGEQLFLFHMLQHLLLMMVAPPLLWLGEPFPVGVWGMPAFTRPLIIRAFNKNSRFRALLQQLASPGIVWILYVAVLWGWHDPHAYDAALRLNWVHDLEHLSFFGASMLYWWRLTGAAPILGRRLSTLARVILAIAAVPPNMIAGIFIAFSESIIYTHYLSVPRLFGLSPLYDQQLGGQLMWVPGSMMYVIAALVLVFRLLQQEERSSHPPRWQPPSALAAPGLKGKS; encoded by the coding sequence ATGAGTCCTATTGGCAGCGCGCTGCTCCGCTCCTGGGGGTGGCGTGCTGACGTCCTTCTGGTCCTTTTGCTGGCCGGATTGTTTTATACACGGGGGTGGTGGCAGCTAAGGCAAAAGCGACATTTTCTGGCAAATGGATGGCGGCTGGCGTCCTATCTGCTGGGCCTGGTTGTGGTTGGCGTGGCCTTGATGTCGCCAATCGATGTGCTGGGCGAGCAGTTGTTTTTGTTCCACATGCTGCAGCATTTGCTGTTGATGATGGTCGCGCCGCCGCTGTTGTGGTTGGGGGAGCCGTTTCCGGTGGGGGTTTGGGGAATGCCGGCATTCACCCGCCCCCTCATCATCCGCGCATTCAACAAAAATTCCCGCTTCCGCGCCCTCCTGCAACAACTCGCCTCTCCGGGGATCGTCTGGATACTGTACGTCGCCGTCCTCTGGGGCTGGCATGATCCCCACGCCTACGACGCCGCACTGCGGCTAAACTGGGTCCATGACCTGGAACATCTCAGCTTCTTTGGCGCGTCCATGCTCTATTGGTGGCGATTGACCGGCGCGGCTCCCATCTTGGGCCGTCGCCTCTCCACCCTGGCCCGCGTCATTCTTGCTATTGCCGCCGTGCCGCCGAACATGATTGCCGGCATTTTCATCGCCTTTTCCGAATCCATCATCTACACCCATTACCTTTCCGTCCCCCGCTTGTTTGGCCTCTCTCCCCTCTACGACCAACAGCTTGGCGGCCAGCTCATGTGGGTTCCCGGCAGCATGATGTACGTCATCGCCGCGCTCGTCCTTGTCTTCCGCTTGCTGCAACAAGAAGAGCGCAGCTCCCATCCCCCGCGGTGGCAGCCGCCTTCCGCGCTCGCTGCGCCGGGCCTCAAGGGAAAATCATGA
- a CDS encoding SURF1 family protein → MKRALFSLSPLLSRRWWWTTLLVIAGIILLAWLGFWQLDRLEQRRADNVLIEAQLSAPPLDLNTTPPTEAEHGARYREVVVTGTLDISRQVFLVQQRYNERLGQHLIAPLQIAGTNQAVLIDRGWIPGGDDNSPEWPDFPVSGEVVIKGFIQPTETLSGQRDASLPSPDNPQKEWFRVDVEAIQAQVPYALLPFYILQAPETNNNLVIEDLPYRIAPEIDLSDGPHLSYALQWFTFSLMLGFGYIYFVNKESAAGPRKH, encoded by the coding sequence ATGAAACGTGCTCTTTTTTCGCTATCGCCTCTGTTGAGTCGTCGCTGGTGGTGGACGACATTATTGGTCATTGCCGGCATAATCCTGCTGGCGTGGTTGGGTTTCTGGCAGCTTGACCGCCTGGAGCAACGCCGCGCCGACAACGTGCTGATTGAGGCGCAACTGAGCGCGCCGCCGTTGGACCTGAACACCACGCCACCCACGGAAGCGGAACATGGCGCGCGCTACCGCGAAGTGGTTGTGACGGGGACGTTGGACATTTCGCGGCAGGTGTTTCTGGTGCAGCAGCGTTATAACGAACGTCTCGGTCAACATTTGATCGCGCCTCTGCAAATTGCCGGCACAAACCAGGCCGTCCTCATTGATCGCGGTTGGATTCCCGGCGGCGACGACAACAGTCCCGAATGGCCTGATTTCCCCGTTTCTGGCGAAGTTGTCATCAAAGGATTCATCCAGCCAACCGAAACCCTTTCTGGACAACGAGACGCTTCTTTACCTTCCCCCGATAATCCGCAAAAAGAGTGGTTCCGCGTGGATGTTGAGGCCATCCAGGCCCAGGTTCCCTACGCCTTGCTCCCCTTCTACATCCTACAAGCCCCCGAAACCAACAATAATCTGGTCATCGAGGACCTTCCATATCGCATTGCCCCGGAGATTGATCTCTCGGATGGTCCTCACCTCAGCTATGCCCTGCAATGGTTCACCTTTTCCCTCATGCTGGGCTTCGGCTACATCTACTTTGTTAACAAAGAATCCGCCGCGGGACCGCGCAAGCATTAA
- a CDS encoding GAF domain-containing protein, with the protein MPDLSPESSTPAAETWPGLLDELGAALEQQRQLLKTHRALAWIPGNTALIRLYARLRQVVVALDEERQLRQEEVNQLRRLQEISSVINSSLDIAEVLNLVMDSIVSLLNAERALLMLRDDETGRLEVQVARNINRETIEQATFDISRSIVNAVFDTGVSVVTTNASSDPRFSLQESIINFSLRSILCVPLRIKEVTFGVIYADSRAITNVFVEADRNLLAAFANQAASVIENARLFRQISDQLADITAMKFLMDDVFASIASGVITIDMADRISLFNHAAERMLGISPHQVLNHPYHEALASIGHVVAVMVDQVKRHGGTRYAEIEKASSHGGGKTSLVLNCSPLRDARQETLGVVIVLDDVTEKKRLEGVRRYLPPGLVDRVHDLTAAQRPQRQTLSIMFADVRGFSAFGEWLPPEQLVEIINGYFTVAARALHAYEGVIDKFLGDAVMVLFNTPLNPQANHAERAVRAALAMQEALTAYHARIPEAHRLHFGIGIHTGEAVVGNVGGDFRQDYTAIGDAVNLAKRLQELAQPGQVLISSQVYALVRAWAAVEALPPVQVKGRRSVEQIYALRRGALS; encoded by the coding sequence TTGCCTGATCTCTCCCCCGAATCGTCCACGCCCGCCGCGGAAACATGGCCCGGCCTGCTGGATGAGCTGGGCGCGGCCCTGGAGCAGCAGCGCCAGTTGCTCAAAACGCACCGCGCGCTGGCCTGGATACCCGGCAACACCGCTCTCATTCGTCTTTATGCGCGTCTGCGCCAGGTTGTCGTGGCGCTGGATGAGGAGCGGCAACTGCGCCAGGAGGAGGTGAACCAGCTTCGTCGCCTGCAAGAGATCAGCAGCGTCATCAACTCATCGCTGGACATTGCCGAAGTCCTCAACCTGGTGATGGACAGCATTGTCAGCCTGCTCAACGCCGAACGCGCCTTGCTCATGCTCCGTGACGATGAGACCGGCCGGCTGGAAGTGCAGGTAGCCCGCAACATCAATCGGGAAACGATAGAACAGGCCACTTTCGACATCAGCCGCAGCATTGTCAACGCCGTTTTTGACACCGGCGTGTCCGTCGTCACGACCAATGCCAGTTCCGACCCCCGCTTTTCGCTGCAAGAGAGCATCATCAACTTTAGTTTGCGCTCCATCCTTTGCGTGCCCCTGCGCATCAAAGAGGTGACGTTTGGTGTGATCTACGCCGACAGTCGCGCCATCACCAATGTTTTCGTGGAGGCGGACCGCAATCTGCTGGCTGCTTTCGCCAACCAGGCTGCCAGTGTGATTGAAAACGCGCGCCTTTTTCGCCAGATAAGTGATCAACTCGCCGACATCACGGCGATGAAGTTTCTCATGGATGACGTATTTGCCTCCATTGCCAGCGGGGTGATCACTATTGACATGGCGGACCGGATCTCGCTTTTCAACCATGCCGCCGAACGAATGCTGGGCATCTCCCCGCATCAAGTCCTGAACCACCCCTACCACGAGGCCCTGGCGAGCATCGGGCATGTCGTGGCGGTGATGGTGGACCAGGTCAAGCGGCACGGCGGCACGCGCTACGCGGAAATAGAGAAGGCATCCTCTCATGGCGGGGGCAAAACTTCGCTGGTGCTGAACTGCTCACCCCTGCGGGATGCGCGGCAGGAGACATTGGGGGTGGTGATTGTGCTGGACGACGTCACGGAGAAGAAGCGACTGGAGGGTGTGCGCCGCTATCTGCCCCCCGGTCTGGTGGATCGCGTACATGACCTGACGGCGGCGCAGCGCCCACAACGGCAAACGTTGAGTATTATGTTTGCCGACGTGCGCGGGTTCAGCGCGTTTGGCGAGTGGCTGCCGCCGGAGCAGTTGGTGGAGATCATCAACGGCTATTTTACGGTGGCGGCGCGTGCGCTGCACGCATACGAGGGCGTGATTGACAAGTTTTTGGGCGATGCCGTGATGGTTTTATTTAACACACCGCTGAATCCGCAGGCCAACCACGCGGAAAGGGCGGTCCGGGCGGCGCTGGCTATGCAGGAGGCGCTGACGGCCTATCATGCGCGTATTCCTGAGGCGCATCGGCTGCATTTTGGTATTGGCATTCACACCGGCGAGGCGGTGGTGGGGAATGTAGGGGGCGATTTCCGCCAGGATTACACGGCGATTGGGGACGCGGTGAACCTGGCAAAGCGGCTGCAAGAGCTGGCGCAGCCGGGGCAGGTGCTGATTTCTAGCCAGGTGTATGCGCTGGTGCGTGCGTGGGCGGCGGTGGAGGCGCTGCCGCCGGTGCAGGTGAAGGGGCGGCGATCCGTGGAACAAATTTATGCGCTGCGGCGGGGTGCGTTGTCGTAG
- a CDS encoding DUF2723 domain-containing protein: protein MKSRAIRVKESLSLVSPLLLLLLLLPLLYLLTLARGLVLGDPTEYTFVANLLGIAHPPGYAFITLAGKLFQSLIPLGDIPWRMHLLSATAATVAAAGVYGTVTAIAGKYLPQPTHISRYWPPAAALLAALSVGVGADFWQHAIHANPHIITAAFLAVNLLLLTRWWAGGGDRYLVAFALNAGMGVTHHPLTVFAFPAYALFILYTHPRIWREWRTLLAMVGAALLGLSIWLYFPIRSPMQPIFGPHDLNTLDGFLNVVLARGLRVNLFHFGLADQPDRALVFWSLLRLQYGLPMITLVALGVAWLARRRARWPLLLLYGLAFVADYLFVINTVQDVMAYLLGPFLIVGLCGGIGLLALLRLIQARVHFPQARPLLLLAGALLLLGPALQIARNFSRISLANYNDGDAYVQAVFDQFAGTGARAVLLNDWEHMTPLWYSQFVAHRWPDPADVRPEFVSTARPWLESVFDYLSGGPVYLSGYRREIVDAGFRLRPVGPFYQVVEPGARDVPANLTPLPDNEDVAAVVGYDLPQRNVTAGDYVPLTLALRAPITPTDYFVPVLRVGHLTYTFTTDSHLISPLWQAGEVVVERFDFALPHDLAAGDYAVSVALRNLSANRSGPAAALGQLSVAAQSPPVSTAGLLANFRQRVGLVSARARRGLAGRGAVWTEPLTARPGDVVHLTLEWACLAPAEESYTVFVHLIDGADRPLATLDYTPLGGAAPTYLWIPKWLPGQRLLDPYRLRIPAEMPAGTYYIEVGLYEMTSGRRLHMADNAGNLIGDRLILGSILVQP, encoded by the coding sequence GTGAAAAGTCGCGCCATTCGTGTCAAGGAATCTTTATCCCTGGTTTCCCCCCTGCTGCTCCTCCTCCTGCTCCTGCCGCTGCTCTATCTGCTCACGCTGGCGCGCGGGCTGGTGCTGGGCGACCCCACTGAGTATACTTTCGTCGCCAATCTGCTGGGCATCGCCCATCCCCCCGGTTATGCCTTTATCACCCTTGCCGGCAAATTGTTCCAAAGCCTGATCCCACTGGGCGACATCCCCTGGCGCATGCACCTGCTCTCGGCCACAGCAGCCACGGTCGCCGCCGCCGGCGTCTACGGAACGGTCACGGCTATTGCCGGCAAATACCTCCCCCAACCCACGCACATTTCCCGCTACTGGCCGCCCGCCGCCGCGCTCCTGGCCGCCCTCAGCGTGGGCGTAGGCGCGGACTTCTGGCAGCACGCCATTCACGCCAATCCCCACATCATCACCGCCGCCTTCCTGGCCGTCAATCTACTCTTGCTCACGCGCTGGTGGGCGGGCGGCGGGGATCGTTACCTGGTGGCGTTTGCGTTAAATGCCGGCATGGGCGTCACCCACCACCCCTTAACCGTCTTCGCCTTCCCCGCCTACGCCCTCTTCATCCTCTACACCCACCCGCGCATCTGGCGCGAATGGCGCACCCTACTGGCAATGGTCGGCGCGGCACTGCTGGGCCTGAGCATCTGGCTCTACTTCCCCATCCGTAGCCCCATGCAACCCATTTTCGGACCCCACGACCTGAACACGCTTGACGGCTTCCTCAACGTCGTCCTGGCGCGTGGCCTGCGCGTCAACCTGTTTCACTTCGGCCTGGCGGACCAACCCGATCGGGCGCTGGTGTTCTGGAGCCTGCTGCGGCTGCAATACGGGCTGCCCATGATCACCCTGGTCGCGTTGGGCGTGGCCTGGCTGGCGCGGCGGCGGGCGCGTTGGCCGCTGCTGCTGCTCTACGGTCTGGCCTTCGTCGCCGATTACCTGTTCGTCATCAACACCGTGCAGGACGTGATGGCCTACCTGTTGGGGCCATTCCTCATCGTGGGGCTGTGCGGCGGCATTGGCCTGCTGGCCTTACTGCGCCTCATTCAGGCCCGCGTCCACTTCCCGCAGGCCCGCCCGCTGCTGCTACTGGCCGGCGCACTGCTGCTGCTGGGACCGGCGCTACAAATCGCGCGCAATTTCTCCCGTATTTCGCTGGCGAATTACAACGACGGGGACGCCTACGTACAGGCGGTGTTTGACCAGTTCGCGGGCACGGGGGCGCGCGCCGTCCTGCTCAACGATTGGGAACACATGACGCCGCTGTGGTACAGCCAGTTTGTGGCCCATAGATGGCCCGATCCCGCCGACGTGCGCCCGGAATTCGTCTCCACGGCGCGCCCCTGGTTGGAAAGCGTGTTTGACTATTTGTCGGGAGGTCCCGTGTACCTCAGCGGCTACCGCCGCGAGATCGTGGACGCGGGCTTTCGGCTACGCCCCGTGGGACCGTTCTATCAGGTGGTGGAGCCGGGGGCGCGGGATGTCCCCGCGAACTTGACGCCGCTGCCGGACAATGAGGACGTGGCGGCGGTCGTGGGCTACGATCTGCCACAGCGAAACGTGACGGCGGGCGATTACGTGCCGCTGACGCTGGCGCTGCGCGCGCCCATCACCCCCACGGATTATTTCGTGCCCGTGCTGCGCGTGGGCCACCTGACGTACACCTTCACCACGGACAGCCACCTGATTTCGCCGCTGTGGCAGGCGGGAGAAGTGGTTGTGGAGCGGTTCGATTTCGCGCTGCCCCATGATCTGGCGGCGGGCGACTATGCGGTGTCCGTGGCGCTGCGCAACCTGAGCGCCAACCGCAGCGGACCGGCGGCGGCGTTGGGGCAGCTCTCGGTGGCGGCCCAATCGCCCCCCGTAAGCACGGCGGGGTTGTTGGCGAATTTCCGGCAGCGGGTGGGGCTGGTTTCGGCCAGGGCGCGGCGTGGGCTGGCGGGACGGGGGGCGGTGTGGACGGAGCCGCTGACGGCGCGGCCCGGCGACGTGGTGCATCTGACGTTAGAGTGGGCGTGCCTGGCCCCGGCGGAGGAGAGTTACACGGTTTTTGTGCATCTGATTGATGGGGCGGATCGTCCGCTGGCGACGTTAGATTATACGCCGCTGGGGGGGGCGGCTCCGACTTATTTGTGGATTCCCAAATGGCTGCCGGGGCAGCGGCTGCTTGACCCTTATCGGCTGCGAATTCCGGCGGAAATGCCGGCAGGCACTTACTACATCGAAGTGGGTCTGTACGAGATGACCAGTGGACGACGACTGCATATGGCGGATAATGCCGGCAACCTCATCGGCGACCGCCTCATCCTCGGCAGCATCCTCGTCCAACCCTGA
- a CDS encoding glycosyltransferase family 4 protein, whose translation MIYIDISAAVHSRAGLGRYSQKLARALLSHDPDRYALFYNQGKEGRVPPEFRHTPRRRVPWGYKPWRMAVLLGQIGRVPFNRLVPGADLFHSTEHLLLPLRGVPTVLTVHDLIYKLFPAYHKKLNYWYLNLAMPLYCRRATAIIAVSEASKRDVVAAYGLDPAKIHVVYEAAADHFRPPSAAKLDQVQRDYGLPDHFLLHLSTIEPRKNLNRLLDAFKLLRRDFPHLHLLLAGSKGWLYDAFFAQIAADGLGDVVKPLGWVPDEDLPAIIAAASLAVQPSLYEGFGLPILEHMACGQVVAASRSSSHPEVGGEAAAYFDPVNVAEMADVIHRLLTDRGEYEHRRQAGLLQARQFSWRQAAKETSAIYEQLLSHNTSKGNS comes from the coding sequence ATGATCTACATTGACATCTCCGCCGCCGTCCACAGCCGCGCCGGGCTAGGGCGCTACAGCCAAAAACTCGCCCGCGCCCTGCTGTCCCACGACCCGGATCGCTACGCCCTCTTCTACAACCAGGGCAAAGAGGGGCGCGTCCCCCCCGAATTCCGCCACACCCCCCGGCGGCGCGTCCCATGGGGCTACAAACCGTGGCGCATGGCCGTGCTGTTGGGCCAAATAGGGCGCGTCCCCTTTAACCGCCTCGTGCCCGGCGCGGACCTCTTCCACAGCACCGAACACCTCCTCCTCCCCCTGCGCGGCGTCCCCACCGTCCTCACCGTCCACGACCTCATCTACAAGCTCTTCCCCGCCTACCACAAAAAACTCAACTACTGGTATCTCAACCTGGCCATGCCCCTCTACTGCCGCCGCGCCACGGCCATCATCGCCGTTTCAGAGGCCAGCAAGCGGGATGTCGTCGCCGCCTACGGCCTCGATCCGGCTAAAATTCATGTCGTCTATGAGGCCGCCGCCGACCATTTTCGCCCCCCATCCGCCGCCAAACTGGACCAGGTGCAGCGCGATTACGGTCTGCCCGACCATTTCCTATTGCACCTGTCCACCATTGAGCCGCGCAAGAACCTGAACCGGCTGCTGGACGCATTCAAACTGCTGCGGCGCGACTTTCCCCACTTACATTTGCTCCTGGCCGGCAGCAAAGGCTGGCTCTACGACGCCTTCTTCGCCCAAATCGCCGCCGATGGCCTGGGCGACGTGGTCAAACCCCTGGGCTGGGTTCCCGACGAAGACCTGCCCGCGATCATCGCCGCCGCCAGCCTGGCCGTGCAGCCCAGCCTCTACGAAGGCTTTGGCCTGCCCATTTTGGAGCATATGGCCTGCGGGCAGGTGGTGGCCGCCAGCCGGAGCAGCAGCCACCCGGAAGTGGGGGGCGAGGCCGCCGCCTACTTTGACCCCGTCAACGTGGCCGAGATGGCCGACGTCATCCATCGCCTCCTCACCGACCGCGGCGAATACGAGCATCGCCGCCAGGCAGGGTTGCTCCAGGCCCGGCAGTTCAGTTGGCGCCAGGCAGCAAAAGAAACGTCCGCCATCTACGAGCAACTCCTATCGCATAACACGAGCAAAGGAAATTCGTGA
- a CDS encoding NAD(P)-dependent oxidoreductase gives MRILITGSSGQIGTNLGLHLQRQGHTVFGVDKRPNTWTNEIETLLQDLSVPYRHFEQGIGAAEYPPGLDAVVHLAAHAKVHQLVRQPDRALENITMVYNVLEFCRHNNLPLIFSSSREVYGDIYRYITDETHADFAFTESPYSASKIAGEALVYSYAQCYGLRYLVFRFSNVYGRYDNDLERMERVIPLFIRKIKNGEPIVVYGEDKVLDFTYVDDCVAGISSGLERLVSAQISNHTINLAYGQGNSLVNMARYIAAELGVTPNMTVAPARVGEVTHYVADITKAGQLLDYHPTTPLREGIHKAVAWSLDWWASHS, from the coding sequence ATGCGCATATTGATTACCGGCTCCAGCGGCCAGATCGGCACAAACCTGGGTCTGCATTTGCAGCGACAGGGACACACTGTTTTCGGCGTGGACAAGCGCCCCAATACCTGGACCAACGAGATTGAAACGCTGCTGCAAGACCTGAGCGTGCCCTATCGCCATTTTGAGCAGGGAATCGGGGCGGCGGAGTACCCCCCAGGCCTGGACGCCGTGGTCCATCTGGCGGCGCACGCCAAAGTCCACCAACTGGTGCGGCAACCGGACCGGGCGCTGGAGAATATCACGATGGTGTATAATGTGCTGGAGTTTTGCCGGCACAACAACCTCCCCCTCATCTTCAGCAGCTCCCGCGAAGTCTACGGCGACATCTACCGCTACATCACCGACGAAACCCACGCCGACTTCGCCTTCACCGAAAGCCCCTACTCCGCCAGCAAAATCGCCGGCGAGGCCCTCGTCTACTCCTACGCCCAATGCTACGGGCTGCGCTACCTCGTCTTCCGCTTCAGCAACGTCTATGGCCGCTATGACAACGACCTGGAGCGCATGGAGCGGGTGATCCCCCTCTTCATTCGCAAGATCAAAAACGGCGAGCCTATCGTGGTCTACGGCGAGGACAAGGTGCTGGATTTTACGTATGTGGATGATTGCGTTGCCGGCATTTCCAGCGGTCTGGAACGCCTCGTCTCCGCGCAAATCAGCAACCACACCATCAACCTCGCCTACGGGCAGGGCAACTCCCTCGTCAACATGGCCCGCTACATCGCCGCCGAACTCGGCGTCACCCCCAACATGACCGTCGCCCCCGCCCGCGTCGGCGAAGTCACCCACTACGTCGCCGACATCACCAAAGCCGGCCAACTCCTCGACTACCATCCCACCACCCCCCTGCGCGAAGGCATCCACAAAGCCGTCGCCTGGTCGCTGGACTGGTGGGCCAGCCATTCATGA